In Glandiceps talaboti chromosome 4, keGlaTala1.1, whole genome shotgun sequence, a single window of DNA contains:
- the LOC144434088 gene encoding polypeptide N-acetylgalactosaminyltransferase 4-like codes for MPRFKKAYVFISIIGLFCLFINFTSFKDNICSRQPYDDSFNHDMQTRHGGIELDNSFHLKQTQNPKPKKYDDPDDIGKESLLQIPLPKHDNFSDQIQLQRADSRRYANRDIGIHVKLDGIGEHGKPALPKLTAEENSQAKKDYKDHSFNVYISDMISVHRSLPDGRHKLCRDMNYTAQLPASSVVICFHNEAWSVLLRTVHSVLDRTPDDILLEVLLIDDASTMHHLHIQLEEHMTSYNKVKIVRSPERLGLIRARLLGVDVAKADVVTFLDSHCEVMVGWLEPQLARIGEDPTVIVTPVVDQINKENFEYMVLREPFQRGGFNWRLLYRWKPVPNYNERKDPTSPIRAPAMPGGLFSVNKTFFLKLGGFDTGMKIWGGENLEESIKIWRCNGSIEILPCSRVGHVYRDTQPYSFPGNENIMDVIERNAARVAEVWLDDYKEQFYKRLPHLRNIDYGDVSERKKLLENLQCKSFEWYLHNAYPEMYVPREENIVASSAMVRNEGIDMCIDSNDQNGQSGKRLISWPCHGLGGNEYFELTKDGEIRNDELCLQPDIGEMYVVLNDCAKNGENVPSTQKWQYKNGKISHTMTQKCMVAVSAQRGGDIKLTICNDTDKKQIWTFL; via the exons ATGCCAAGATTTAAGAAAGCATACGTCTTCATCTCCATCATcgggttgttttgtctttttatcAATTTCACATCCTTTAAGGACAACATCTGCTCACGCCAACCATACGATGACAGCTTTAACCATGATATGCAAACTAGACATGGTGGGATTGAACTTGATAACAGTTTCCATCTAAAACAGACGCAAAATCCCAAACCCAAGAAATATGACGACCCGGATGACATCGGGAAAGAGTCTTTACTCCAAATACCTTTGCCAAAGCACGATAATTTTTCGGACCAAATTCAACTGCAGCGAGCTGATAGTAGAAGATACGCCAATAGGGACATCGGCATTCATGTAAAACTGGACGGGATTGGAGAACACGGAAAACCCGCTTTGCCAAAGTTAACGGCAGAGGAAAACAGCCAGGCAAAGAAGGATTACAAAGACCATTCATTCAATGTCTATATTAGTGATATGATATCAGTGCATAGGAGTCTCCCAGACGGACGACATAAACT ATGTCGTGACATGAATTATACAGCCCAATTGCCGGCCAGTAGTGTTGTTATATGTTTTCACAATGAAGCCTGGTCTGTTCTACTTCGTACAGTTCACAGTGTACTTGATAGAACACCTGATGATATTCTGTTGGAAGTACTATTGATTGATGATGCAAGTACTATGC ATCATCTTCATATACAGTTAGAGGAACATATGACAAGCTATAATAAAGTGAAAATAGTGAGGTCTCCAGAAAGACTTGGTTTAATACGCGCCCGTCTATTGGGTGTGGATGTAGCCAAAGCTGATGTGGTAACGTTTTTGGATTCGCATTGCGAG GTAatggtaggttggttggaacctCAACTGGCCAGAATAGGAGAAGATCCAACCGTCATAGTCACTCCTGTTGTAGACCAAATCAACAAAGAGAATTTTGAGTATATGGTACTTCGAGAACCATTCCAACGAGGTGGATTTAACTGGAGATTATTGTATAGATGGAAACCCGTGCCGAACTACAATGAACGAAAAGACCCTACAAGTCCGATTAG AGCACCAGCGATGCCCGGAGGACTTTTCTCTGTGAATAAAACATTCTTTTTAAAACTGGGCGGTTTTGACACTGGAATGAAAATATGGGGAGGTGAAAATTTAGAAGAATCCATTAAG ATATGGCGGTGTAACGGCTCCATTGAAATCCTCCCGTGTTCCCGAGTAGGTCATGTCTATCGAGACACTCAACCATATTCCTTCCCtggtaatgaaaacattatGGATGTCATTGAAAGAAACGCAGCACGGGTCGCAGAG GTCTGGCTGGACGACTATAAAGAACAATTCTACAAAAGGCTTCCTCATTTACGAAATATAGATTACGGGGACGTTTCAGAACGTAAGAAATTGCTCGAGAACCTTCAGTGTAAAAGCTTCGAATGGTACCTGCACAATGCATATCCCGAGATGTATGTACCTAGGGAGGAAAATATCGTCGCCAGTTCTGCGATG GTACGAAATGAGGGAATCGATATGTGCATTGATTCTAACGACCAGAATGGACAGTCTGGTAAACGTCTTATTTCGTGGCCATGCCATGGTTTAGGAGGCAATGAG TATTTTGAACTGACCAAAGATGGAGAGATACGAAATGACGAGTTATGCCTGCAGCCAGACATTGGGGAAATGTACGTTGTTCTTAATGACTGTGCAAAAAATGGCGAAAATGTACCATCAACACAAAAGTGGCAATACAAG aaCGGCAAGATTTCTCACACCATGACGCAAAAGTGTATGGTAGCAGTATCTGCCCAGAGAGGTGGTGACATAAAATTAACAATATGTAATGATACTGACAAGAAACAGATATGGACCTTTCTATga